One Fibrobacter sp. DNA segment encodes these proteins:
- a CDS encoding Abi family protein: MSPRIYSKPPQTLDQQAQLLISRGLKDVSKDELVEVLSRISYYRLRGYTYPYQDNTSSNSEFLPTASWSSIKNDYLFDSALRNLIVEALGFIEIAVRCQMEYQLSIAHGPRWYEDVSLCHNQKIFNDNLVELRKHWSRSREVFKTHYESEYDTSIAPPAWMIFETTTFGTLSKTFSNLKSNLNAKTEVAKYFGFNKASTKVLVSWFQHLNLVRNICAHYSRLFTRSFIVRPMIPTNKPAKWVDSIPSQDRIYFSICIITTLLDVCAPNYDFRGKLKQVMKMVRPEQLPSLGFPENWGEQDLFA; encoded by the coding sequence ATGTCTCCCAGAATCTATAGTAAACCTCCCCAGACTTTGGATCAGCAGGCCCAATTACTGATTAGCCGAGGGCTTAAAGATGTTTCTAAAGATGAACTCGTAGAAGTCCTTTCAAGAATTAGCTATTACCGTTTACGAGGATATACTTATCCGTATCAGGATAACACCTCGTCTAATTCGGAATTTCTTCCCACGGCAAGTTGGTCCAGCATTAAGAATGATTACCTGTTTGATTCTGCTCTTCGAAATCTTATCGTAGAAGCGCTCGGCTTTATTGAAATTGCTGTGCGCTGTCAGATGGAATACCAACTCTCCATTGCTCATGGTCCACGTTGGTACGAAGATGTATCGCTGTGCCATAATCAGAAAATTTTCAATGATAACCTGGTAGAACTCCGAAAACATTGGAGCCGTTCTCGTGAAGTTTTCAAAACGCATTACGAAAGCGAGTATGACACCTCAATTGCTCCTCCGGCGTGGATGATCTTCGAAACGACGACATTTGGTACACTTTCCAAGACATTCTCTAACCTGAAATCTAATCTCAATGCCAAAACAGAAGTTGCGAAGTACTTCGGTTTCAATAAGGCCTCAACGAAAGTTCTAGTAAGCTGGTTCCAGCATTTAAACCTGGTTAGGAACATTTGCGCCCATTACTCTAGGCTTTTTACAAGGAGTTTTATTGTGCGCCCCATGATTCCCACAAACAAGCCAGCCAAATGGGTGGATTCGATTCCAAGTCAGGATAGAATCTATTTCTCCATTTGCATTATTACAACATTGTTGGATGTGTGTGCCCCGAATTATGATTTTAGAGGAAAACTAAAGCAAGTGATGAAGATGGTCCGCCCGGAACAACTGCCGTCGCTTGGATTCCCTGAAAATTGGGGAGAACAAGATTTATTTGCGTAA